A genomic region of Zea mays cultivar B73 chromosome 6, Zm-B73-REFERENCE-NAM-5.0, whole genome shotgun sequence contains the following coding sequences:
- the LOC100278534 gene encoding uncharacterized protein LOC100278534, producing MVIWSCSSCLHGFIPRAAWRRHYPLLSPRPPASPPPIHHFSSARRSTKKSAPKAPMGSSIPAAKALIDSSREPFYVIRKGDVIGVYKNLSDCQAQASKSVLHPSVTVYKGYSLRKETEEYLAARGFRNAVCSIGAADASDELFGDLVPCPFQQPDENTQSILKMSQGQEMETRSSEHPKVADLEPLPDSELSCILEFDGACKGNPGKSGAGVIIRRLDGSVIAVLREGLGIMTNNAAEYRALILGLNYASKKGFKYIRCQGDSKLVCNQVQGAWRARSDNMSILCDIAKELKETFLTFQINHVLREFNSDADVQANFGCQLAVDEVQELSV from the exons ATGGTGATTTGGAGTTGCTCTTCTTGTCTCCATGGATTCATTCCCAGAGCGGCATGGAGGAGGCACTACCCACTCTTGTCTCCCAGGCCTCCTGCATCGCCGCCGCCTATCCACCACTTCTCCTCCGCTAGACGGTCCACCAAGAAATCTGCCCCAAAGGCGCCAATGGGCTCTTCCATTCCTGCCGCAAAGGCGCTAATAGACTCTTCCAGAGAGCCCTTCTATGTCATCCGCAAGGGGGATGTCATTGGCGTCTATAAGAACCTCAGTGATTGCCAAGCCCAAGCCAGCAAATCG GTACTTCATCCTTCAGTCACTGTCTACAAAGGCTATTCTCTGCGTAAAGAAACTGAGGAATATCTTGCTGCACGTGGGTTCAGGAACGCTGTCTGTTCCATTGGTGCAGCGGATGCAAGTGACGAATTGTTTGGCGATCTGGTTCCCTGCCCTTTTCAG CAACCTGATGAGAACACACAATCTATTTTGAAAATGTCACAGGGACAGGAGATG GAAACAAGATCATCAGAGCATCCCAAAGTTGCTGATCTGGAACCATTACCAGATAGCGAA CTCTCTTGTATTCTTGAATTTGATGGAGCTTGTAAAGGAAATCCTGGGAAATCAGGTGCTGGAGTCATTATTCGGCGGTTAGATGGATCTGTG ATTGCTGTACTACGTGAGGGTTTGGGTATTATGACCAACAACGCTGCTGAATATCGTGCATTGATCCTGGGGCTAAATTATGCTTCCAAGAAGGGATTCAAGTATATTCGTTGTCAAGGTGATTCTAAGCTTGTCTGTAACCAG GTTCAAGGTGCCTGGCGTGCTAGGAGCGATAATATGTCTATCTTGTGCGATATAGCCAAGGAACTTAAGGAAACATTCCTTACATTTCAAATCAATCATGTTTTGAGG
- the LOC100278534 gene encoding uncharacterized protein isoform X1, translated as MVIWSCSSCLHGFIPRAAWRRHYPLLSPRPPASPPPIHHFSSARRSTKKSAPKAPMGSSIPAAKALIDSSREPFYVIRKGDVIGVYKNLSDCQAQASKSVLHPSVTVYKGYSLRKETEEYLAARGFRNAVCSIGAADASDELFGDLVPCPFQQPDENTQSILKMSQGQEMETRSSEHPKVADLEPLPDSELSCILEFDGACKGNPGKSGAGVIIRRLDGSVIAVLREGLGIMTNNAAEYRALILGLNYASKKGFKYIRCQGDSKLVCNQEFNSDADVQANFGCQLAVDEVQELSV; from the exons ATGGTGATTTGGAGTTGCTCTTCTTGTCTCCATGGATTCATTCCCAGAGCGGCATGGAGGAGGCACTACCCACTCTTGTCTCCCAGGCCTCCTGCATCGCCGCCGCCTATCCACCACTTCTCCTCCGCTAGACGGTCCACCAAGAAATCTGCCCCAAAGGCGCCAATGGGCTCTTCCATTCCTGCCGCAAAGGCGCTAATAGACTCTTCCAGAGAGCCCTTCTATGTCATCCGCAAGGGGGATGTCATTGGCGTCTATAAGAACCTCAGTGATTGCCAAGCCCAAGCCAGCAAATCG GTACTTCATCCTTCAGTCACTGTCTACAAAGGCTATTCTCTGCGTAAAGAAACTGAGGAATATCTTGCTGCACGTGGGTTCAGGAACGCTGTCTGTTCCATTGGTGCAGCGGATGCAAGTGACGAATTGTTTGGCGATCTGGTTCCCTGCCCTTTTCAG CAACCTGATGAGAACACACAATCTATTTTGAAAATGTCACAGGGACAGGAGATG GAAACAAGATCATCAGAGCATCCCAAAGTTGCTGATCTGGAACCATTACCAGATAGCGAA CTCTCTTGTATTCTTGAATTTGATGGAGCTTGTAAAGGAAATCCTGGGAAATCAGGTGCTGGAGTCATTATTCGGCGGTTAGATGGATCTGTG ATTGCTGTACTACGTGAGGGTTTGGGTATTATGACCAACAACGCTGCTGAATATCGTGCATTGATCCTGGGGCTAAATTATGCTTCCAAGAAGGGATTCAAGTATATTCGTTGTCAAGGTGATTCTAAGCTTGTCTGTAACCAG
- the LOC100278534 gene encoding uncharacterized protein isoform X2, with translation MVIWSCSSCLHGFIPRAAWRRHYPLLSPRPPASPPPIHHFSSARRSTKKSAPKAPMGSSIPAAKALIDSSREPFYVIRKGDVIGVYKNLSDCQAQASKSVLHPSVTVYKGYSLRKETEEYLAARGFRNAVCSIGAADASDELFGDLVPCPFQQPDENTQSILKMSQGQEMETRSSEHPKVADLEPLPDSELSCILEFDGACKGNPGKSGAGVIIRRLDGSVVQGAWRARSDNMSILCDIAKELKETFLTFQINHVLREFNSDADVQANFGCQLAVDEVQELSV, from the exons ATGGTGATTTGGAGTTGCTCTTCTTGTCTCCATGGATTCATTCCCAGAGCGGCATGGAGGAGGCACTACCCACTCTTGTCTCCCAGGCCTCCTGCATCGCCGCCGCCTATCCACCACTTCTCCTCCGCTAGACGGTCCACCAAGAAATCTGCCCCAAAGGCGCCAATGGGCTCTTCCATTCCTGCCGCAAAGGCGCTAATAGACTCTTCCAGAGAGCCCTTCTATGTCATCCGCAAGGGGGATGTCATTGGCGTCTATAAGAACCTCAGTGATTGCCAAGCCCAAGCCAGCAAATCG GTACTTCATCCTTCAGTCACTGTCTACAAAGGCTATTCTCTGCGTAAAGAAACTGAGGAATATCTTGCTGCACGTGGGTTCAGGAACGCTGTCTGTTCCATTGGTGCAGCGGATGCAAGTGACGAATTGTTTGGCGATCTGGTTCCCTGCCCTTTTCAG CAACCTGATGAGAACACACAATCTATTTTGAAAATGTCACAGGGACAGGAGATG GAAACAAGATCATCAGAGCATCCCAAAGTTGCTGATCTGGAACCATTACCAGATAGCGAA CTCTCTTGTATTCTTGAATTTGATGGAGCTTGTAAAGGAAATCCTGGGAAATCAGGTGCTGGAGTCATTATTCGGCGGTTAGATGGATCTGTG GTTCAAGGTGCCTGGCGTGCTAGGAGCGATAATATGTCTATCTTGTGCGATATAGCCAAGGAACTTAAGGAAACATTCCTTACATTTCAAATCAATCATGTTTTGAGG